One window from the genome of Entelurus aequoreus isolate RoL-2023_Sb linkage group LG04, RoL_Eaeq_v1.1, whole genome shotgun sequence encodes:
- the LOC133647872 gene encoding uncharacterized protein LOC133647872 produces YMLPLGDIIRKYSVSFHCYADDTQLYMPLKLTNTPDCSQLEACLNEIKQWMSANFLQLNAKKTEMLIIGPAQHRHLFNNTTLTFDNQTIKQGDSVKNLGIIFDPTLSFESHIKSVTKTAFFHLRNIAKIRPILSTSDAEIIIHAFVTSRLDYCNVLFSGLPMSSIKRLQMVQNAAARLLTKTRKFDHITPILAHLHWLPVHLRCDFKVLLLTYKILHGQAPAYLADCIVPYVPARNLRSKNSGLLVIPRAQKKSAGYRAFSIRAPILWNALPVKVRDATSVEAFKSHLKTH; encoded by the coding sequence tacatgctgccgctaggtgacatcatacgcaaatacagtgttagctttcactgttatgctgatgacacccaactctacatgcccctaaagctgaccaacacgccggattgtagtcagctggaggcgtgtcttaatgaaattaaacaatggatgtctgctaactttttgcaactcaacgctaagaaaacggaaatgctgattatcggtcctgctcaacaccgacatctatttaataataccaccttaacatttgacaaccaaacaattaaacaaggtgactctgtaaagaatctgggtattatcttcgacccaactctctcgtttgagtcgcacattaagagtgttactaaaacggccttctttcatctccgtaatatcgctaaaattcgtcccattttgtccacaagcgatgctgagatcattatccatgcgttcgttacatctcgtctcgattactgtaacgttttattttcgggcctccctatgtctagcattaaaagattacagatggtacaaaatgcggctgctagacttttgacaaaaacaagaaagtttgatcatattacgcctatactggctcacttgcactggcttcctgtgcacctaagatgcgactttaaggttttactacttacgtataaaatactacacggtcaagctcctgcctatcttgccgattgtattgtaccatatgtcccggcaagaaatctgcgttcaaagaactccggcttattagtgattcccagagcccaaaaaaagtctgcgggctatagagcgttttctattcgggctccaatactatggaatgccctcccggtaaaagttagagatgctacctcagtagaagcatttaagtctcatcttaaaactcat